Below is a genomic region from Glaciihabitans sp. INWT7.
GGCGGCATCGACATTGTCGATGCTCTGGCGAAGGCTCAGGAGCTGGGCTGCGGAATCGAGAGAGTCGGGCATGGTTCGAGGCTACCGGGCATGGGTCTCGATACGCGCGCCGGCGGGCGCTAGTCGACCAGGGTCAGAGTGACCTCGATGTTGCCCCGGGTGGCGTTGGAGTACGGGCAGACCTGGTGGGCGGCATCCGCGAGTTCCTGCTGGCGGTCCGCCGGCACGTTCGGGGTGTAGATGTCGAGCTCGACCGCGAGGCCGAATCCCCCTTGCCCGTTGCTGCCGATGCCGACGCTCGCGGAGACCGAGGAGTCCGAGGTGTCGAGCTTCAGCGAGCGTCCGACGGCGTGGAGGGCGCTGAGGAAGCAGGCAGAGAATCCCGCCGCGAAGAGCTGCTCCGGGTTGGTGCCCTCACCGCTCCCGCCGAGTTCCTTCGGGGGACGGGTGTCGAAATCGAGACGGTCATCCTCGGAACGGACGTGGCCGTCGCGGCCGCCTCCGGTGGCGTGGGCGATGGCGGTGTAAGAGATTTCCATGGGGCAAGCCGACCATCCCGATCTGGGCGTTGGCCGAGTGCGGCCCTCATCCGGAGGCGCGAGCGCACAAGAGCACTGGGCGTTGGCCGAGTGCGGCCCCTACTCGGTGGCGCGAGTGCGGAAGAGCACCGGCCGGTCGCCGTGGCGCTCGAGGCGCTGCTCGAGCCCGGAGCGCACACGGGGCCAGTCGTCCACGATGATCGAGAAGACCGCGCTGTCTCGCCAGCTGCCATCCGCCCGCGGAAGGTCACGGCGCACGATGCCCTCGAAGGTCGCGCCGATGCCGCCGATCGCGGCACGGGACCGTTCGTTGAGGGCATCCGCCTGGATCTTGACGCGACCGAAACCGTGATCGAAGGCCAGGTCGAGCAACAGCAGCTTCGCCTCCGCGTTCACGGCAGTGCCCCAGACCCGCGGGTCGTAGGCGGTCCAGCCGATGTGGGTGGCTTCCCGAGTGGGCTCGAAGTCGGCGAGGGTCGTGGTGCCGACCAGTTCGCCGTCGTGCGGTCCGCCGACGAGGAACACCGCAGAGGGATTGCAGTCGTCCCAGCGGAAATAGCTCTCCGCCCACTCGATGAAACCCGCCTCGGTGTCTCGGAATCCGGCCAGACCGCCGCCGTATCCCCCGGCGAAGACGATCGGATGCCCGATCGCGAGGAACAGTGCGGGCAGATGCTCCCGGCGCAGCGGTTCGAGACGAACGAAACGCCCTTCGATGAGGCTGGGCACGGGACGGGTTGCGGTCACAGCACCCAGTCTGGCAGGAGGCGCCCGCCCGGCGCGGCCGTCACGGCTCCGCGTTAGTGAATAATTGCACGCGTGACCAACACCGCACTCTTCCTCAGTTCCGCCGACGCGTTCGTGGGCCTGCTCGGCGAGGTGCGGGATGACCAGTGGTCCGAGCCCGGACTCGGAACGTGGACTCTCCGCAGCCTCGCCGGACACACCGCCCGCGCCATCCTCACGGTGGAGAACTACCTGCTGCAGGAGGAGCCCGGCGACGTGACCATCGCCACCGCCGAGGCGTATTACACCTCCGCCTACCTCACCTTCACGGATGACGCGGCCGTCGCCGCCCGGGGAGTCGAGGCCGGAGAGTGGCTGGGCGAGCATCCGGTGGCACAGGTCTCCGCGGCGCTCGCGCGGGTGATCGCGGCGATCGAATCCCAGCCCTCGAATCGCATCGTATCGATCGGGGGGATGGGCATCCGCCTGCCCGAGTACCTGCGCACCCGAGTGTTCGAGCTCGTGGTTCACACGATCGACCTCTCCCGGGCATCCGGTATCCCCCATCGCCTTCCCGAGGCCGCGGTGGAGGATGCTGTGAAGCTCGCGGCGGCGGTGGCCACCCGACGCGGCTCTGGCGTAGACGTGCTTCTCGCGCTCACCGGCCGCAGCGCCCTGCCCGAGGGCTTCAGCGTCGTCTGAGCGAGGGACGGAGCCGGTGGGCCGTCAGCGCACGCGCTGCGAAGCCACCGATGCCAGGAAGCTTCCCCAGCGGCGATAGAGACCCAGATAGCTGAAGGCACCGTCGACGAAATCCGACTTCTCGATGGCGGGCATGGCCACCAGGTGGGTCTTGGGCGAGCGGGCACACGCGGCTTCCGCAATGGCGGAGAACCGCGCGGCGTCGTCGTCGAGGATGCGGCTCAGAGTGCGCCCGACCTGCACGTAGCCCGAGACCCGGGGAATCCTGGTCACCAACACCAGGGCACGGGGCGAGGTATTCTCGGTAAGGAACGCGATCAGGCGCTCGAGCTCGTGACGCCAGAGTCGGACAGAAGAGAAGGAGAGCATGTCCATCGTGCCCGGAGAGAGCACGATGAAGTCGAAGCTGCCCAGTCCGTCGAGCGCGTGGACCGCGGCCGAAGTCGACGCGAGCCGGGGTCGGGCGGTGGCGATGCTCTCCCATTCGACCCCTCGTCCGGTCGCCTTCGCGAGGTTCCTCGCGAACTGGTGTGCGACGCCGAGTTCATAGCTGCGCACGCCGACGGATGAGCCGCTGATCCCTCCCACGACGAGAATATGGAGCACGCGCGGTCCCTCGATCAGCCCATGCGGGTCGTCGTCCGGCACGCCAGCGGCCAGACGCGTCGGCGCGCCGGCCACGTAGTTGAAGGCGATGAGGGGGCGCACCACCCGCAGGCAGGTGCGGAGCACCCGGCGGGCCAGTGGCGGCCGTTCGATCGTCACCGCCTCGGACACCGGTCAGCCCAGGAGGTCGTGCCGAACCACGATCGCCTCGCGGTCGGGACCGACTCCGATGGCAGAAATGCGTGCACCACTCATCTTCTCGACCGCGAGCACATAGTCGCGCGCATTCTTCGGCAGGTCGTCGAATGTGCGGGCGCCGGTGATGTCCTCGGTCCAGCCGGGCAATTCCTCGTAGATCGGCACGGCATGGTGGAAGTCCGACTGCGATACCGGCACCTCGTCGACACGCACGCCGTCGATGTCGTAGGCGACACAGACCGGGATGCGCTCGAGCCCGGTGAGCACATCGAGCTTGGTCAGCACGAAGTCGGTCACCCCGTTGATGCGTGCCGCATACCGCGCGACGGGAGCGTCGTACCATCCACAGCGCCGCGGTCGCCCGGTGGTGGTGCCCCACTCGAAGCCCTTCGAGCGGAGGAACTCGCCGGATTCGTCGTGCAGCTCAGTGGGGAACGGGCCGGAGCCCACCCGGGTCGTGTAGGCCTTCACGACGGCGATGACGCGCTCCAACCGGTTCGGCGCGACGCCGGATCCGGTGGCAGCGCCGCCGCTCGTGGCGTTGGACGAGGTCACGAAGGGGTAGGTGCCGTGATCGACGTCGAGCATGGTGGCTTGGCCGCCCTCGAACAACACAGTCTTCCCGTCATCGAGAGCCTGGTTGAGCACGAGGCTCGTGTCGGCGACCATGGGGCGCAGCCTGTCGACGTAGGAGAGCAGGTCGGCGACGACCTCCTCTGCACCGATAGCGCGCCGGTTGTAGATCTTCACCAGTAGGTGGTTCTTCTGCTCGAGTGCACCCTCCACTTTCTGGCGCAGGATGTTCTCGTCGAACAGGTCCTGGATGCGGATGCCCACGCGGTTGATCTTGTCGGCGTAGGCCGGTCCGATGCCGCGCCCGGTGGTTCCGATCATCCGCTTGCCGAGGAAGCGTTCCGTGACCTTGTCGAGCGTGCGGTGATACTGCGTGATGACGTGGGCGTTCGCGGAGACGAGAAGCCGCGAGACATCCACCCCTCGCGCGGTGAGCGCTTCGAGCTCGTGGAAGAGCACCTCGATGTCGACGACGACACCGTTGGCGATCACCGGGACGACCCCGGGGCTCAGGATGCCGGAGGGCAGCAGGTGCAACGCGTACTTCTCATCACCGACGACCACGGTGTGGCCGGCGTTGTTTCCGCCGTTGAATTTGACGACATAGTCGACACGGGGGCCGAGGAGATCGGTGGCCTTCCCCTTGCCCTCATCGCCCCACTGGGCGCCGATCAAGACAATCGCGGGCATGGCGGATCCTTACGTCAAACGGGGATGAGCCCCAAGTCTACCAATCCGTGCGGTTTCAGGGGTTCGTGCGATTGCGTCGCCCGACGATCACGATCATGACACCGAGCATGAGCAACAGCAGGCCGATGGCCACCATCGACCAGGGGTCCGCCCCGGTGAAGGCGAGGCCCGTGTTGGCGAGACCGATCTTCGTGGAATGGGACTTGGTCGAGCCGGTGAACGCGAGCCCGATGGACGGCGTCACCGTGATCGTGATGGCGGCGGTCGCGGTGCTGCCCGCGGCATCCGTCGTCGTGTAGCTCAGGGTCTCGAGTCCAGACCAGCCGTCGGTGGGCGTGAAGGTGGCGGTTCCGTCGGCGGTGATTGCCATCGTGCCGTGGGTGGACTTCGCGAAGGCCGTGACCGTGAGGCCGGTTCCCACGTCGTTGCCGAGCAGCGCGAAGCTCACGGCCTTGCCGGCGGGGGTCTTCGCCGCATCCGGAGCCGCGGTGGGGCGGATGGTGATGGTGGCGAGGTTCGCTGTGGTGAGGCCGGCCCAGTCGGTGGTGGTGTACTCCATCGTCGCGATACCGGACCAGCCGGTCGGTGGCGTGAACGAAACCGTGCCGTTGCGCTGGATGCTCGCGCGACCGTTGCTCGGGATGCCGATGCTGGTCACCGCAAGGCTCCAGCCGATGTCGTTGCCGTTCAGGTCGATCACGATGGGGGCGTTCGCCGATCCCGTGGCGGTGTCCGGCAGCGAGATCGGCGAGACGAATACCGTGACGAGCGCGGTGCGCAGCACCCCGGCGCCGTCCTGAGCGGTGTAGCTGAAGGTGTCGGTGCCCGAGAAGCCCGCGAGGGGCACGTAGCGGATGCGGCCGTCGACGACACTGGTCGTGCCGTGATCCGGCGTGCCCGGGTCGGTGATCTCGAATCCGGTGCCGACGTCGTTGGCGAGCACGTCGATGTCTACCGGCTGGTCGGCGACGGTGGTTCCGACGTCGCCGGCGGTCGTCGGCGAGACCGCGATGCGCACCGTGGCTGTGGACGTTCCGCCGTCGCCGGCCATCACGTAGGTGAAGACGTCGGCTCCCGAGTAGCCGTCGTTCGGAAGGTAGCTGATGCCGCCGTCGACGATCGTCACGGTGCCGTGCGACGACGGGGAGGCGCTGGTGACGGTGAGGGTGGTGCCGAGGTCGTTGGCGAGAACCGGGACTACCACCGCGATGCCGGTGACGGTGGCATCCACATCACTGACGGCAACGGGGCCGACGGTGACTGTGACCGTGGTGGTGGCGGTGTTGCCCGCGGCATCCCGCACCGTGTAGTCGTAGCCGCCCGTGCCGGAGAAGCCGACTGTCGGCACGAAGTGCACCGAGCCCGAGGCCAGGGTGACGGTGCCGCCAACCGGGTTTGCCACCGAGGTGATTACGAGTGTCGAACCGAGGTCGTTGGCGGTGAGAGCGGATGCGGCGCTCACGAGCTCGATGCCCGCGGAGGTTGCACGGGCGTCGGGAGTGGCGCTCGGGCGTACGGTGACCGCGACCGTCGCGGTCACCGTCTGGCCGGACGCATCCGTCGCCGTGTACGAGAAGCTCGCGTTGCCCGAGAAGCCGGCCGCCGGGGTGAAGGTGACGACGCCGTTCAGCAGTGCGACGGTGCCGTGGGTGGCTGAGGTGACCGCCGTGACGGTGAGCGCGCTTCCCACATCGTTACCGGTGAGCTCGGCGCCGGTGATGGTCGCCGCGGCGCCGGCCGTGGTGGTGAGCGCGTCACCGGCGGCGATCGGTCGCACGGTGACCGTGACCGTGGCGGTAGCGGTATTGCCGGCGGCATCCGTGACGGTGTAGTCGAAGGAGGCCGCCCCGGAGAACCCGGGCGCCGGCGTGAACACCGGGTTGCCGCCGCCGAGCACGACGCTGCCGCCCGCGGCGTTCTGCACCGAGGTCACGGTGAGGGACGAGCCCGCGTCATTGCCGACCAGGGAAGCGCGGGTCACCGTCACCGGCGCACCGGCCAGGGTCGAGGCGGCATCCGCAGCGGCGACCGGAAGCACTGTGACGGTGACCGTCGTCGAGGTGGTGTTGCCCGAGGAGTCGGTGGCCGTGTAGCCGAAGGAGGCCGCACCCGAGAACCCGGCGGTCGGGGTGAACACCGGGTTGCCGGCGTTGAGCGTGACGGCTCCGTGCGACGCGGATCCCACCGAGGTCACGACGAGCGAGCTGCCGGAGTCGTTGGCCAGGAGCGTGGAACCGGGGAGGGTGATCGCCGTGTTGGCGTTGGTGCTGGCGGAGTCGGCGACAGCGAGCGGCAACACCGTGACCGTGACGGTCGCCGTGGAGCTGTTGCCCGCGGAATCCGTGACCGTGTAGGAGAAGCTCGCGGTGCCCGAGAAGCCGGCGGTCGGTGTGAACACCGGGTTGCCCGCGAGATCCAGGGCGACGGCGCCGTTGACCGGGTTGCCGACCGCCGTGAGCGACAGTCCGGAGCCGAGGTCGTCACCGATGAGGCTGGCGGTGGTCACGAGGAGCGGGGCACCGCCTCGTGTGGTCGCGGTGTCTGGCGTGGCGACCGGAAGCACCGTGACCGAGACGGTGGATGTCACGGTGTTGCCGCTGCCGTCGGTGGCGGTGTACGCGAACGAGGCCGGGCCGGAGAAGCCTGCCGCCGGGGTGAAGCGCGGGCTTCCGCCGTTGAGGGTGACGGTGCCACCGACCGCCGACGAGACCGCGGTGATCGTGAGAACGGAGCCGGAGTCGTTGGTGGTGAGGTCGGTCAGCGTGACCGGTGTGCCCGCGGGGGTCGAGGCCTGGTCCGGGGTGGCGGTCGGAAGCACGGTGACGGTGACCGTGGCGGTGGTCTGCTGGCCCGCGGCATCCGTCGCCGTGTAGTCGAAGGTGGCGGTGCCCGAGAAGCCGGAGGCCGGAGTGAACTGCGCGGCGACCGCCGGGCCGGCGAGCAGTGCGACCGATCCGTGGGTCGGGCTGCTCACGTTGGTGAGCTGCAGCGTCGTGCCGGTGTCGTTGGCGAGGAGGGTCGTCGCGCTGAGGGAGACCGGAGTGCCCGCGGTGGTCGAGGCGCTGTCAGCGGTCGCGGTCGGCGTCACGGTGACGTGGACCGTCGCACTGGTCACGCTGTTCGCGCCATCGGTGACGGTGTAGTCGAAGGAGGCCGCCCCGGAGAATCCGGCGGCCGGGGTGAAGCGCGGGTTGCCGCCGTTCAGCGCCACCGAGCCGTTGACCGGGTTGGAGACACCGGTGATCGTGAGTCCGGCACCGGAGTCGTTGGAGAGCAGTACCGCGGCCGGGAAGGTCACCGGGGCGGCGGCCGTGGTGGTGCCGTTGTCGTCCACGGCGCCCGGAGAGACGACGACCGTCACCATCGAGGTGGTGGTGGCGCCGGAGGCATCCGTCGCCGTGTATTGGAAGGATGCGACGCCCGAGAAGCCCGCCGCCGGGGTGAAGCGCGGGTTGCCGCCGTTCAGGGCGACGGAGCCGTTGACTGCGGAGCCGACCGCGGTGACGGTGAGGCCGGTACCGGCATCGTTGGCGGTGAGGATGCTTCCCGTGATCACGAGCGGCACGTCGACGCCGGTGGCGGCGCTGTCGCCGACCGAACTCGGGGTCACGGTGATCGCTACCGTGGCGGTGGCGGTGCGGCCGGAGGCGTCGGTCACGGTATACGTGAAGACTGCGGGTCCCGAGTAGTTGTTGGCCGGAGTGAACGCGGCGTTGCCCGCGGTGAGGCCGACAGTGCCGTGGGTCGCGCCGGAGACCGCGGTGACGGTGAGAGCGGATCCGGAGTCATTGCCCGCGAGGGTGGCACCGGGGATCGTGACCGTGGTGTTCGCCGCGGTGGTGGCGGAATCGGCGGTTGCGGTCGGCCGCACGGTGACGGTGACGGTGGAACCGGTCGTCGAACCGGAGGCGTCGGTGACGGTGTAGTCGAACCCGGCGGTGCCGGAGAAGCCTGCGGCCGGGGTGAAGACCGGGCTGCCTCCGCCGAGGACGACTGTTCCGTTCGTCGGGTTCGCGACGGCGGTGACGGTGAGACCGGTGCCCGCGTCATTGGCGGTGATCGCGCTGCCTGCGATGATCACGGCGGTGTTCGCGGTCGTGCTGGCGGTATCCGTCGCCGCGGTCGGCGTGACAGTGACGGTGACCGTGGCCGAGGTGGTGGCTCCGCTGGAGTCGGTGACGGTGTACAGGTACGACGCCTGGCCGGAGAAGCCGGCGGCCGGAGTGAAGACCGGGTTGCCGGAGTTCAGAGCGACGGTGCCGTGCGAGGGGCTGCCGACCGCGGTGACCGCGAGGCCGGATCCCGCGTCATTGCCGAGCAGGGATGCCCCGGCTGCGGTCACTGCCGTGTTGGCGGTCGTGGTGACGGAGTCGGCCGCGGCCGTCGGACGCACCGTGATCGTCACGGTGCTCGAGACTGTTGCGCCACTGGCGTCGGTGGCCGTGTAGGAGAAGCCGGCCGCGCCGGAGAAGTTGCTCGCCGGGGTGAAGATCGGGCTGCCCGCATTCAACACGACGGAGCCGTTGGTGGCCGAGCCGACCGCCGTGACCGTGAGGACCGAGCCCGCGTCATTGGACGTGAGGGTCGTGAGGGTCACCGGCGTGTTCGCGTTCGTGCTGGCCGCATCCGGCGCGGCGACCGGGAGCACGGTGACGGTGACGGTCGCCGAGGTGGTCTTGCCCGCGGCATCCGTGGCCGTGTAACCGTAGGACGCTTGGCCGGAGAAGCCTGCCGCCGGGGTGAAGATCGCATTGCCCGCGTTCAGCACGACGGAGCCGTTGGTCGCGGATCCGACGGCGGTGACCGTGAGACCGGAGCCCGCGTCGTTACCGACCAGTGCGCTGCTCGTCACGGGGGTGTTCGCCGTGGTGGTGGCCGTGTCGGCCGCGGCGACCGGAAGCACCGTGACCGTGACGGCGGCGACCGCGGTGAGGCCGGATGAATCGGTGGCCGTGTAGGCGAAGCTCGCGCTTCCCGAGAATCCCGTCGCGGGCACGAAGGTGGCGATTCCCGAGGCGAGGGAGACCGTTCCGTGCGTGGGCGCAGACACCGCGGTCACCTGCAGTCCGGACCCGAGGTCGTTGCCGACCAGGTCCGTCGCGGCGACGTCGACGGCGGTGTTCGCGGGGGTAATGGCCGAGTCGTCGACGGCGAGCGGACGCACGGTGACCGTGACGGTCGCGCTGGCGGTCTTGCCGGAGGCATCCGTCGCCGTGTACTGGTAGCTGGCGGCACCGGAGTAGCCGGGCGTCGGCGTGAAGCGCGGGTTGCCGGAGTTAAGAGCGACGGTGCCGTGGCTTCCGTTCGCGACGGCGACGACGGTCATTCCGGTGCCGAGGTCGTTGGAGGTCAGATCCGTGCCGAGGGTGGTGACCGAGGTGTTCGTCACCGTCGAGGTGGCGTCCGCGGTCGCGGTCGGGAGCACGCTGACGGAGACGGTCGCGGTGGAGGTCGCGCCCGCGGCATCCGTCACCGTGTAGTCGAAGGAGGCCGGGCCGGAGTATCCGGCGGCGGGGGTGAAGACCGGGCTGCCGGCCGTCAGGACGACGGTGCCGTGGCTGGCGCCGCCGACGGCCGTGACCGTGAGGCTGGTGCCGCGGTCGTTGCCGGTGAGGGCGGATGCGGCGACGCCGAGCGCGGTGTTGGCGGTGGTGGTCGCGGTGTCGGCGACCGCCTTCGGCAGGACCGTCACGGTGACGGTGGCGGACGAGGAGGTGCCGGTGGAATCGGCGACCGTGTACTGGAAGCTCGCCACACCCGAGAAGTTCGCGGTCGGCACGAATACCGGGTTGCCGCTCGCGTCGAGGGAGACCGTGCCGTTAACCGGGGAGGAGACAGCCGTGAGGTGGAGGCCGGATCCGCTGTCATTGGCCAGCAGGTCCGAGGCCAGGATGGTGGTCGTGACGTCGACCGTGGTGATCGCCGTGTCGTTGCCCGCTCCCGGCGTCACCGTGACGGTGACGGTGGCGGAGCTGGTCGCGCCGGCGGAGTCGGTGGCGGTGTAGACGAAGCTCGCGATGCCCGAGAAGCCGAGGGCCGGGGTGAACCGGGGGCTGCCACCGTTGAGAACGACGGTGCCGTTCACCGGGGACGAGACGCCCGTGACGCTGAGGCTCGAGCCGGCGTCGTTACCGAGCAGGGTCAATCCGAGCAGCGTGACCGGCACATTCACGCCGGTCGTCGTCGAGTCGGCGCCGGCGACGGGGAGCACGGTCACCGATACCGTGGCCGAGGTGGTCTTGCCGCTCGCGTCGGTGGCGGTGTAGTCGAAGGATGCCGCGCCGGAGAAGCCTGCCGCCGGGGTGAAGATCGGGCTGCCCGCATTCAGGGCGACCGTGCCGTGGCTGGCGGATCCCACCGCGGTGACGGTGAGTGCGGTTCCCACGTCGTTGCCGGTGAGGGTCGGGAAGGTGACGGGGGTGTTCGCGGTGGTCGAACCCGCATCCGTTGCCGCGACGGGCAGAACGGTGATCGTGACGGTCGCGGAGCTCGTCTTGCCGCTGCCGTCGGTGGCGGTGTAGCCGAAGGATGCCGTGCCGGAGAAGCCTGCCGCCGGGGTGAAGATCGGGCTGCCCGAGTTCAGCACCACTGTGCCGTTCACCGGGGAGGAGACCGCGGTGACGGTGAGCGCTGATCCCGCATCGTTCGCGGTGAGGGTCGACAGGGTCAGCGGGGTGTTCGCGGTGGTCGAACCGGCATCCGCCGCGGCGACCGGCAGAACCGTGATCGTGACCGTGGCCGAGCTGGACTTGCCGCTGGCGTCGGTGGCCGTGTAGCCGTAGGACGCGGTGCCGGAGAAGTTGTTGGCCGGCGTGAAGACGGGGCTCCCGCCGCCCAGGACGACAGTGCCGTTGGCCGGGGTCGAGACCGCGGTGACCGTGAGGCCGGTGCCCGCGTCGTTCGCCAGCAGATCGGAGCTGACGAGCGGGGTGTTCGCGTTGGTGGTGCGCGCGTCCGCGACGGCGGTCGGGAGCACGGTGATGGTCACCGTTGCCGTGGAGGTCGTGCCGGTGCCATCCGTCGCGGTGTAGAGATACGAGGCGGTGCCGGAGAAGTTGGTGGTCGGGGTGAAGATCGGCGATCCGCCGTTGAGGGCGACGGTACCGTTCGTCGCGGCCGAGACCGCGGTGACGGTGAGCCCGGTGCCGATGTCATTGGCGGTGAGGTCGCCGGTGGTGATCGCGACGTTCGCGGTGGTGGTGCGGGCATCGGCGACCGCTCCCGGCAGCACGGTCACGGTGACCGTCGCCGAGGTGGTCTTGTTGTTGCCATCGGTGGCGGTGTAGACGAAGGTCGCGACGCCGGAGAAGCCCGCGGTCGGGGTGAACGTGGGGTTGCCGCCGGCCAGGGAGACCGTGCCGTGAGTGGCGCTCGAGACGGCTGTGACGGTGAGGCCGGTGCCCGCGTCGTTGGCGACCAGGGTCGATCCGGGCACGGTCACCGCGGTGTTCGCCGCGGTGCTGGTGGAATCGGCGGCGGCGACCGGCAGCACCGTGACGGTGACGGTGGCGCTGCTCGTGCGGTTGGCGGCATCCGTGGCCGTGTAGGAGTAGGAGCCGACAGCGGAGAACCCGGCGGCCGGGGTGAAGATCGGCGCGCCACCGTTCAGGGCGACCGTGCCGTTCACCGGCGCGGAGACGGCGGTGACGCTGAGGCCGGTGCCCGCATCGTTCGCCGCGAGGGTGGAGGAGGTCACCGGCGTGTTGGCGGTCGTGGTGGCGGTGTCAGCGGCGGCGACCGGAAGCACGGTGACGGAGACGGTGGAGGAGGCGGTCTGGCCCGCGGCATCCGTCACCGTGTAACCGAACGATGCGGTGCCGGAGAAGTTGTTCGCCGGTGTGAAGACCGGGCTGCCGTTCGTGAGCACTACAGTGCCGTTGACCGGGGCCGCGACCGCGGTGACGGAGAGCGAGGTTCCGGCGTCATTTGCGGTGAACGTCGAGACGGTGACCGGGGTGTTCGCGTTGGTGCTGGCCGTGTCCGGTGCCGCGATCGGGCGAACGGTGACGGTCACGGTCGCGGAGGTGGTGCCACCGGTGGAGTCGGTGGCGGTGTAGAGGTAGGTGGCGGGACCGGAGTAGTTGGCGTCCGGGGTGAAGACGGCGTTGCCCGCGGTCAGGACGACGGTGCCGTGGCTCGGCGACGAGACCGCAGTGACTGTGAGGCCGGTGCCCGCGTCGTTCGCGACGAGGGCCGAACCGGCGGTCGAGACCGGCGAGTTCGCGTTCGTGGCGACGGCATCTGCGGCAGCGACGGGCACCACGGTGATGCTGACGGTCGCGGAGGTGGACTTGCCGGAGCCATCCGTCGCCGTGTACACGAAGCTGGCCGGGCCCGAGAAGTTGGTCGTGGGGGTGAAGATGGGCGAGCCGGCGTTCAGCGTGACGGCGCCGTTGCTCGCCGTGCCGACCGCGGTGACGGCGAGGCTGGTGCCCGCGTCGTTCGCGACGAGGTTGGACAGCGTGATCGCGGTGTTCGCGTTGGTGGAGCTGGCGTCCTCTGCCGCGATCGGCAGGACGGTGATCGTGACGGTCGCTGTGGTCGACGCTCCGGTGCCGTCTTTCGCCGTGTAGGGGAAGGATCCGGTGCCGGAGAAGCCGGGGCTCGGGGTGAAGATCGGGCTGCCGGCGTTCAGGACGACGGTGCCGTTGGTGGCGGCGCCAACGGCGGTGACGGTGAGACCGGTGCCCAGGTCGTTGCCGGTGAGGGCGGAGAGGGTGATCGCGGTGTTCGCATTCGTGGTCGCCGCGTCGTTGATCGCGGTCGGCAGCACGGTGACCGTGACGGTGGAGGTCGCGACCTGGCCGGACGCGTCGGTCACCGTGTACGCGAACGAGGCTGAGCCCGAGAAGCCTGCCGCCGGGGTGAAGACCGGGTTGCCGCCGGCGTTCAGGACCACAGAGCCGTTGACCGGGCTGCCCACCGCGGTGACGGTGAGGGTGGTGCCGACGTCGTTGCTGGTGAGGGATGCGGCGGGGATGGTGACGGCGGTGTTCGCGGTCGTGGTCTTGGCGTCCGGCGCGGCGGTCGGGGTCACCGAGACGGTGACAGTGGAAGAGACGATCGCCCCGCTGGAGTCGGTGGCCGAGTAGGAGAAGACGGCCGGGCCGGAGTAGCCGGCGGCCGGAGTGAACACCGGGTTGCCGGAGTTGAGCGCGACGGTGCCGTTGCTCACGGCGCCGACGGCCGTGACGGTCAGGCCGGTGCCGGCGTCATTGGCGACGAGCGACGCACCCGGGACGGTGACGGCGGTGCCGGCCGGGGTGGTGGCGACATCGGGGGTCGCGGTCGGAAGCACGGTGATCGTGACTGTCGCGTTGACAGCCTGGCCGGAGGAATCCTTCGCGGTGTACCCGAAGGATGCCGTTCCAGAGAAGCCCGTCGCGGGGGTGAAGATCGGGCTGCCCGCGTTGAGGACTACCGTGCCGTTGGTGGCGGAGCCGACCGCGGTGACGGTGAGGCCGGTGCCGGCGTCGTTCGCGGTGAGGGTCGAGAGGGTGACCGGGGTGTTGGCGGTGGTGGTCTTCGCATCGGCGACCGCGACGGGAAGCACGG
It encodes:
- a CDS encoding organic hydroperoxide resistance protein, which codes for MEISYTAIAHATGGGRDGHVRSEDDRLDFDTRPPKELGGSGEGTNPEQLFAAGFSACFLSALHAVGRSLKLDTSDSSVSASVGIGSNGQGGFGLAVELDIYTPNVPADRQQELADAAHQVCPYSNATRGNIEVTLTLVD
- a CDS encoding GNAT family N-acetyltransferase, with translation MTATRPVPSLIEGRFVRLEPLRREHLPALFLAIGHPIVFAGGYGGGLAGFRDTEAGFIEWAESYFRWDDCNPSAVFLVGGPHDGELVGTTTLADFEPTREATHIGWTAYDPRVWGTAVNAEAKLLLLDLAFDHGFGRVKIQADALNERSRAAIGGIGATFEGIVRRDLPRADGSWRDSAVFSIIVDDWPRVRSGLEQRLERHGDRPVLFRTRATE
- a CDS encoding maleylpyruvate isomerase family mycothiol-dependent enzyme; the encoded protein is MTNTALFLSSADAFVGLLGEVRDDQWSEPGLGTWTLRSLAGHTARAILTVENYLLQEEPGDVTIATAEAYYTSAYLTFTDDAAVAARGVEAGEWLGEHPVAQVSAALARVIAAIESQPSNRIVSIGGMGIRLPEYLRTRVFELVVHTIDLSRASGIPHRLPEAAVEDAVKLAAAVATRRGSGVDVLLALTGRSALPEGFSVV
- a CDS encoding adenylosuccinate synthase, whose translation is MPAIVLIGAQWGDEGKGKATDLLGPRVDYVVKFNGGNNAGHTVVVGDEKYALHLLPSGILSPGVVPVIANGVVVDIEVLFHELEALTARGVDVSRLLVSANAHVITQYHRTLDKVTERFLGKRMIGTTGRGIGPAYADKINRVGIRIQDLFDENILRQKVEGALEQKNHLLVKIYNRRAIGAEEVVADLLSYVDRLRPMVADTSLVLNQALDDGKTVLFEGGQATMLDVDHGTYPFVTSSNATSGGAATGSGVAPNRLERVIAVVKAYTTRVGSGPFPTELHDESGEFLRSKGFEWGTTTGRPRRCGWYDAPVARYAARINGVTDFVLTKLDVLTGLERIPVCVAYDIDGVRVDEVPVSQSDFHHAVPIYEELPGWTEDITGARTFDDLPKNARDYVLAVEKMSGARISAIGVGPDREAIVVRHDLLG